The following proteins are co-located in the Microplitis demolitor isolate Queensland-Clemson2020A chromosome 3, iyMicDemo2.1a, whole genome shotgun sequence genome:
- the LOC103568871 gene encoding developmentally-regulated GTP-binding protein 2: MGILEKIGEIEREIARTQKNKATEYHLGLLKAKLAKYRSQLLEPTKKSEKGEGFDVLKSGDARVALIGFPSVGKSTLLNTLTHTQSEAASYEFTTLTCIPGVIEYKGANIQLLDLPGIIEGAAQGKGRGRQVIAVARTADLVLMMLDATKQDVQRQLLEKELESVGIRLNKRKPNIYFKIKKGGGLSFNSTCPLTKCDEKLVQMILHEYKIFNAEVLFREDCTADELIDVINANRVYLPCLYVYNKIDQISIEEVDRIARQPNSVVVSCNMKLNLDFLLEILWEYLSLIRVYTKKPGQPPDFDDCLILRRGVTVEHVCHAIHRTLVAQFKYGLVWGTSTKYSPQRVGIQHIMHDEDVIQVVKK; this comes from the exons atgggtatactagaaaaaattgGGGAAATTGAGCGAGAAATAGCtcgtacacaaaaaaataaag caACGGAGTATCATCTTGGTTTGCTGAAAGCTAAACTAGCAAAATACAGATCACAGCTTTTGGAGCCGACAAAAAAATCAGAGAAAGGAGAAGGTTTTGATGTATTAAAATCCGGTGATGCTAGAGTCGCTCTTATTGGTTTCCCTTCAGTGGGTAAATCTACGTTATTAAATACCCTGACTCATACGCAGTCTGAAGCAGCTTCTTATGAGTTTACGACACTTACTTGCATTCCTGGAGTTATTGAGTACAAGGGTGCTAATATACAGTTGCTCGATTTACCCGGTATCATTGAAGGAGCTGCTCAA gGAAAAGGTAGAGGAAGACAAGTAATTGCTGTGGCGAGAACAGCTGATCTGGTGCTAATGATGCTGGATGCAACCAAGCAAGATGTCCAGCGGCAGTTACTGGAAAAGGAATTGGAGTCAGTGGGCATTCGGCTGAACAAAAGAAagccaaatatttattttaaaataaagaaaggcGGTGGTTTATCTTTCAATTCAACTTGTCCATTGACCAAATGTGATGAGAAACTGGTTCAGATGATCCTtcatgaatataaaatatttaacgctGAAGTATTGTTTCGCGAAGACTGCACTGCTGATGAATTAATCGACGTTATCAATGCTAACAGAGTTTATCTTCCTTGTctttatgtttataataaGATTGACCAGATTTCTATTGAAGAAGTTGATAGAATTGCCAGGCAGCCCAATAGTGTCGTAGTTAG ttgtaACATGAAATTAAACTTGGACTTTTTACTGGAAATTCTTTGGGAATATCTATCATTGATCAGAGTGTACACTAAAAAACCAGGACAGCCTCCAGATTTCGATGACTGTTTAATTCTAAGACGAGGTGTTACTGTTGAACATGTCTGTCACGCAATTCATCGCACTCTCGTCGCCCAATTTAAATATGGTCTTGTCtgg GGTACCAGTACTAAATACTCACCTCAGCGAGTTGGTATCCAACACATAATGCACGATGAAGATGTTATTCaagttgttaaaaaataa